The Raphanus sativus cultivar WK10039 chromosome 2, ASM80110v3, whole genome shotgun sequence genome includes a region encoding these proteins:
- the LOC108843601 gene encoding histone deacetylase HDT2: MEFWGAEVKAGKPLKVEPEENCLIHVSQASLDKGKKGETALLYVTVDGKKLVIGTLSQDNIPQISFDLVFEKEFELSHSSKGSVHFIGYKSPNLDEEEDFPSDSEEEEEEVAVPAASTVSTVTTTNGSAKAAPASSAVTIDSKPKAKVPEVKPESDEDGDDSDEEGDSEDDESDSEKGMDVDEDDSDDDDSEEEEEDDTPKKPEPSSNKKRQNESATPVSAKKAKPAVAATPQKTEEKKKGGHTATPHPAKKGGKSPMNGNQSPKSGGQSSGANKKPQFGSNNKGNKGKGKGRA, from the exons ATGGAATTCTGGG GAGCTGAGGTTAAGGCAGGGAAGCCACTTAAAGTGGAACCCGAAGAGAACTGTCTCATCCACGTTTCACAGGCGTCTCTTGACAAAGGGAAGAAGGGTGAGACTGCTCTCTTGTACGTGACCGTTGATGGGAAGAAGCTTGTGATTGGAACTCTTTCTCAGGATAACATCCCTCAGATCAGCTTCGATCTCGTCTTTGAGAAGGAGTTTGAGCTCTCCCACTCCTCGAAGGGAAGCGTCCACTTCATTGGATACAAGTCTCCCAACCTCGATGAAGAGGAGGATTTCCCTTCTGATtcagaggaagaggaggaggaagtggCGGTTCCCGCAGCTTCCACTGTCTCCACTGTCACGACGACCAATGGAAGTGCTAAAGCAGCACCTGCTTCGAGTGCTGTTACCATTGACTCGAAACCAAAGGCCAAGGTTCCTGAGGTGAAGCCTGAATCAGACGAGGATGGTGATGACTCTGACGAGGAGGGTGATTCTGAAGATGATGAATCTGATTCTGAGAAAGGA ATGGATGTTGATGAGGATGattcagatgatgatgattctgaggaggaagaagaggatgatACCCCTAAGAAG CCTGAGCCAAGCAGCAACAAGAAGAGGCAGAATGAATCCGCAACACCTGTCTCTGCAAAGAAGGCTAAGCCCGCAGTAGCAGCTACCCCTCAGAAAACAG aggagaagaagaaaggaggGCACACAGCTACACCACACCCAGCTAAAAAGGGTGGAAAGAGTCCTATGAATGGTAACCAGAGCCCCAAATCTGGTGGTCAATCATCCGGTGCTAACAAGAA GCCGCAGTTTGGTTCTAACAACAAGGGCAACAAGGGAAAAGGAAAGGGCAGAGCCTAA
- the LOC108841884 gene encoding FBD-associated F-box protein At5g22730, with product MEEKSFSRQQQRMYDESYIRAKEDMISKLPDSLLSQILSHLPTKDTVRTSVLSHKWKSVWLLVPNLDLSSSEFPDYTAFASFIDKLLAFSREENSVLYKLNLSLQKDVNDQSCVTRWIDSVANPKLNHLDVECTLANRIFLEAIPQSLYTECDTLVYLRLHRVSLGELNSVSLPCLKTMRLEHNVYASDASLESLISSCPVLEDLSVVRMVPDNVRVVRVRSQSLTSFHVDYLLGDGDDFVEDLEREGSGVLIDAPRLEYLKFDDDLSDSKVITNPVSLEKVNLAYVFGEHDFTDVVDLPKRNMVRSFFNSISGVKEMKLSSHTMEFLDNNREYMSYDPLPQFCNVSTLKVAFHVSNLDMMPTLLESFPNLKSLVLKLDHYDPSREEEAVDLRLSPVPQCLLSSLESVKIKRFNRGPFNMEVAGYFLENSQVLKKLVLDFKCSAFEQGFYMLRDLLALPRRSSSCQVLLC from the exons ATGGAGGAAAAAAGCTTTTCCAGACAACAACAACGAATGTACGACGAAAGTTACATTAGGGCCAAAGAGGACATGATTAGCAAACTCCCCGATTCTTTGTTATCTCAGATACTCTCCCACCTTCCGACAAAGGATACCGTCAGGACAAGTGTTCTGTCCCATAAATGGAAAAGCGTTTGGCTTTTGGTTCCTAATTTGGATCTGTCCTCTTCCGAGTTCCCAGATTACACTGCCTTTGCTAGTTTCATAGACAAGCTTCTAGCTTTCTCTAGAGAAGAGAACTCAGTCTTGTACAAACTCAATCTAAGCCTTCAGAAAGATGTGAATGATCAGTCTTGTGTCACACGGTGGATAGATTCTGTGGCTAACCCTAAACTCAACCATCTTGATGTTGAGTGTACACTTGCCAACCGTATCTTTCTAGAGGCGATCCCACAAAGCCTTTACACAGAATGCGACACGCTGGTGTATCTAAGACTCCATCGTGTCTCCTTGGGCGAGTTAAACTCTGTATCTTTGCCTTGTCTCAAGACCATGCGCTTAGAACACAACGTCTACGCCAGCGACGCGAGTCTGGAGTCGCTTATCTCGTCTTGTCCTGTTCTTGAGGATTTGAGCGTTGTTAGAATGGTCCCGGATAACGTGAGGGTTGTGCGTGTGAGGTCTCAGTCCTTAACTAGCTTTCATGTGGACTATTTGCTTGGTGATGGCGATGACTTTGTTGAAGATCTGGAGAGAGAAGGCTCAGGGGTTTTGATTGACGCGCCTAGACTCGAGTACTTGAAGTTCGATGATGATCTGTCGGACAGCAAAGTCATCACCAATCCTGTGTCCTTGGAGAAAGTCAACCTTGCTTACGTCTTCGGTGAGCATGATTTCACCGATGTAGTCGACTTGCCTAAGCGAAACATGGTCCGTAGCTTTTTCAACAGCATTTCAGGAGTTAAGGAGATGAAGCTCTCTTCGCATACTATGGAG TTTCTTGATAATAACAGGGAGTACATGTCATACGACCCGTTGCCTCAGTTTTGCAACGTTTCCACTTTAAAAGTGGCGTTTCACGTGTCGAATCTGGATATGATGCCAACCCTTCTTGAGAGCTTCCCAAATCTAAAATCACTCGTCTTAAAGCTG GATCATTATGATCCTTCGAGGGAGGAGGAAGCAGTTGATTTGAGACTCTCACCTGTACCTCAGTGTTTGCTGTCATCACTAGAGTCTGTAAAGATAAAGCGTTTCAACAGAGGGCCTTTTAACATGGAAGTAGCTGGGTACTTTTTAGAGAACTCACAAGTCCTCAAGAAACTTGTTCTGGATTTTAAATGTTCAGCATTTGAACAAGGGTTTTACATGTTGAGGGATCTCCTCGCGTTGCCCAGGCGATCTAGCTCGTGTCAAGTCCTACTTTGTTGA